The following are from one region of the Streptomyces rubrogriseus genome:
- a CDS encoding aldo/keto reductase has product MRSRTLPRGPVLTALGLGAAQLGNLARETSDTDARGAVDAAWDSGVRYFDTAPHYGLGLSERRLGAALARRPRDEYTVSTKVGRLLVPSPGTAHRQDDGGFAVPAAFRRDWDFSRDGILRSLEGSLTRLGLDHVDIVYLHDPDEHWQQASTTGVDTLVGLRDQGVVKAVGVGMNQAAMLAEFVRRSDVDLVMVAGRHTLLDQSARDELLPLAQERGVGVVAAAVYNSGLLAADRPPADATYDYLPAPRELIARAGALADVCERHGVTLPEAAIAYPLRHPAVVSVVLGARDAEQSRTNAARLAAGVPDALWTELADLGLLPEVGAPSTPGEPS; this is encoded by the coding sequence ATGCGTTCCCGTACCCTCCCCCGCGGTCCGGTGCTGACCGCACTGGGCCTGGGCGCCGCCCAGTTGGGCAACCTGGCCCGCGAGACCAGCGACACGGACGCACGGGGCGCCGTCGACGCGGCCTGGGACAGTGGTGTCCGCTACTTCGACACCGCACCGCACTACGGACTCGGGCTGTCGGAACGCCGCCTCGGCGCCGCCCTCGCCCGGCGCCCCCGGGACGAGTACACGGTGTCCACCAAAGTGGGCCGGCTGCTGGTGCCCAGCCCCGGGACCGCGCACCGGCAGGACGACGGCGGCTTCGCCGTGCCCGCCGCCTTCCGGCGCGACTGGGACTTCTCCAGGGACGGCATCCTGCGCTCCCTGGAGGGCAGCCTGACCCGGCTCGGGCTCGACCACGTCGACATCGTCTACCTGCACGATCCCGACGAGCACTGGCAGCAGGCCTCCACCACCGGCGTCGACACCCTCGTCGGACTGCGCGACCAGGGGGTGGTGAAGGCGGTCGGCGTGGGCATGAACCAGGCCGCGATGCTCGCCGAGTTCGTCCGCCGCTCGGACGTCGACCTGGTCATGGTGGCCGGGCGGCACACCCTGCTCGACCAGTCCGCACGGGACGAGCTGCTGCCGCTCGCCCAGGAGCGCGGGGTGGGCGTCGTGGCCGCCGCCGTCTACAACTCCGGCCTGCTCGCGGCCGACCGTCCGCCGGCCGACGCCACCTACGACTACCTGCCCGCGCCCCGCGAGCTGATCGCGCGGGCCGGCGCACTCGCGGACGTCTGCGAGCGGCACGGCGTCACACTGCCCGAGGCCGCGATCGCCTACCCGCTGCGGCACCCCGCGGTCGTGTCGGTGGTGCTCGGCGCCCGCGACGCGGAGCAGTCACGCACGAACGCGGCGCGGCTCGCGGCCGGCGTTCCGGACGCCCTGTGGACGGAGCTGGCGGACCTCGGTCTGCTCCCTGAGGTCGGCGCGCCGTCCACTCCCGGGGAGCCGTCATGA
- a CDS encoding hydroxyacid dehydrogenase encodes MTRPRAVLAMNPRLVHAVFDDAALARLRRAADIDTGQVLAELDSARSRDALAGAEILVAGWDAPVVPAEHLPGTERLRAVVYAGGVAATCLEDPAAFAARGVVAANARAANSGPVAEYTLAMILLANKRVLAEERRYRASRTLPDHFGAYAGRGNYRQTVGIVGASTVGRAVLGLLRPFDLDVLLYDPTLTAEQAAALGARLVPLDELMAHSRVVSLHQPLTPATRGRIDAGRLALMPDGATLVNTARGAVVDQEALLAELRTGRIDAVLDVTDPEPPDPGSELWTLDNVVLTPHLAGSLGGELHRIGDAVADEVERFAAGRPFAHPEDLAASARTRVW; translated from the coding sequence GTGACGCGACCACGCGCCGTCCTCGCCATGAACCCCCGGCTGGTCCACGCCGTCTTCGACGACGCCGCCCTGGCCCGGCTGCGCCGCGCCGCCGACATCGACACCGGCCAGGTCCTCGCCGAACTGGACTCCGCCCGCTCCCGCGACGCGCTGGCCGGTGCCGAGATCCTCGTCGCGGGCTGGGACGCGCCCGTCGTACCGGCCGAGCACCTGCCCGGCACCGAACGGCTGCGGGCCGTGGTCTACGCGGGCGGGGTCGCCGCGACCTGTCTGGAGGACCCGGCGGCCTTCGCCGCCCGCGGCGTGGTCGCGGCCAACGCCCGCGCCGCCAACTCCGGGCCGGTGGCCGAGTACACCCTCGCCATGATCCTGCTCGCCAACAAGCGCGTCCTGGCCGAGGAGCGCCGCTACCGCGCCTCGCGGACCCTGCCCGACCACTTCGGCGCGTACGCCGGACGCGGCAACTACCGGCAGACGGTCGGCATCGTGGGCGCCTCCACCGTCGGCCGCGCGGTGCTCGGCCTGTTGCGCCCCTTCGACCTGGACGTCCTCCTGTACGACCCGACGCTCACGGCGGAGCAGGCGGCCGCCCTCGGCGCGCGGCTGGTGCCGCTCGACGAACTGATGGCGCACAGCCGCGTGGTGTCCCTGCACCAGCCCCTGACCCCCGCGACCCGCGGCCGGATCGACGCGGGACGGCTCGCCCTGATGCCGGACGGCGCGACGCTCGTCAACACCGCGCGGGGTGCCGTCGTCGACCAGGAGGCTCTGCTGGCCGAACTGCGCACCGGCCGCATCGACGCCGTCCTCGACGTCACCGACCCCGAGCCGCCGGACCCGGGCAGCGAGCTGTGGACCCTGGACAACGTCGTGCTCACCCCGCACCTGGCGGGTTCGCTCGGCGGGGAGCTGCACCGCATCGGTGACGCCGTGGCCGACGAGGTGGAGCGGTTCGCGGCCGGCCGGCCCTTCGCCCACCCGGAGGACCTCGCGGCCTCCGCCCGTACGAGGGTGTGGTGA
- a CDS encoding mandelate racemase/muconate lactonizing enzyme family protein, producing the protein MKITGFRSLTTVHRWGRPVGDANGFVAQGVTEVPVLLVETDGGLTGVGLGAHGDAERVFPALDGQDPRAVTTLYDRMLAHTFKSGHAGTAFGTIGAFDTALWDLKAKMAGEPLWRTLGAADRFVPGYASGLDIALDDEELVALYSGWAARGFTGAKLKGGLDTERDIGRLRAVAEVLRPNTRSPALMLDVNESWGRHQAVRLLARIEDRVELAWIEEPVRRWDARGHRAVGRAARTAVASGENLTGLEQFRPLLAADALQVVQTAGVWGITHFLRVATLAHGHDLPVSPVGYHANPLAHAAAAVPNHLVTEVQDTGTPAGLTVDQAIENGGIVLGDAPGLGITVDESALAAPRQNAGWARPDGPHVRPRDAGLRLVPEPGPPGPATRVRAGTPSLGVPGPAHRPARSEHTERENTP; encoded by the coding sequence TTGAAGATCACCGGATTCCGGAGCCTGACGACGGTGCACCGCTGGGGGCGCCCCGTCGGAGACGCCAACGGCTTCGTCGCACAAGGCGTCACCGAGGTCCCGGTCCTGCTGGTCGAGACCGACGGCGGCCTCACCGGAGTGGGCCTCGGCGCACACGGCGACGCCGAGCGGGTCTTCCCCGCCCTCGACGGTCAGGACCCACGGGCCGTCACCACGCTCTACGACCGGATGCTGGCCCACACCTTCAAGAGCGGCCACGCCGGCACCGCCTTCGGCACCATCGGCGCCTTCGACACGGCGCTGTGGGACCTCAAGGCGAAGATGGCCGGCGAGCCGCTGTGGCGCACCCTCGGCGCGGCGGACCGTTTCGTGCCCGGCTACGCGTCCGGCCTCGACATCGCGCTGGACGACGAGGAGTTGGTCGCGCTGTACTCCGGCTGGGCAGCACGCGGCTTCACCGGCGCCAAACTCAAGGGCGGCCTGGACACCGAACGCGACATCGGCAGGCTGCGCGCGGTCGCGGAGGTGCTGCGCCCCAACACCCGCTCCCCCGCCCTGATGCTCGACGTCAACGAGTCCTGGGGCAGGCACCAGGCCGTGCGGCTGCTCGCCCGGATCGAGGACCGCGTCGAACTCGCCTGGATCGAGGAACCGGTGCGCCGCTGGGACGCGAGAGGACACCGGGCCGTGGGCCGGGCCGCGCGCACCGCCGTCGCCAGCGGTGAGAACCTGACCGGCCTGGAGCAGTTCCGCCCCCTGCTGGCGGCCGACGCGCTCCAGGTCGTACAGACCGCAGGCGTCTGGGGCATCACCCACTTCCTGCGGGTGGCGACCCTCGCCCACGGCCACGACCTCCCGGTCAGCCCGGTCGGCTACCACGCCAACCCGTTGGCGCACGCGGCCGCCGCCGTCCCCAACCACCTGGTCACCGAGGTGCAGGACACCGGCACACCGGCCGGACTGACCGTGGACCAGGCGATCGAGAACGGCGGCATCGTCCTCGGCGACGCGCCGGGGCTCGGCATCACGGTCGACGAGAGCGCACTCGCCGCCCCGCGGCAGAACGCCGGCTGGGCCCGCCCCGACGGCCCGCACGTACGCCCCCGCGACGCCGGCCTGCGGCTGGTGCCCGAGCCCGGCCCTCCGGGTCCGGCCACCCGCGTCCGGGCGGGCACCCCTTCCCTGGGCGTGCCCGGCCCCGCCCACCGTCCCGCGCGCAGCGAGCACACCGAGAGGGAGAACACGCCGTGA
- a CDS encoding fumarylacetoacetate hydrolase family protein, giving the protein MKLVRLGDPGRERPAVIDDRGVTRDLSSLTSDIDGTFLAADGIARTRRALADDALPPLRTEGLRFGPPVARPGAVVCVGQNYAAHAAESGSEPPTRPVIFFKPPNTVVGPNDEVEIPRGSARTDWEVELAVVIGRTARYLDSPGQALEHVAGYAVSNDVSERDFQLEHSGGQWSKGKSCATFNPLGPFLVPADEVPDVQALRLRSFVNGEPRQDSRTADMIFSVAQLVYDLSQYLVLDPGDVINTGTPEGVALSGRFPYLRPGDVMEIEIEGLGRQRQALVAAQTSSQSSLV; this is encoded by the coding sequence ATGAAACTCGTACGGCTCGGAGACCCCGGGCGGGAACGCCCCGCCGTCATCGACGACCGGGGCGTCACCCGGGACCTCTCCTCCCTGACCTCCGACATCGACGGCACCTTCCTCGCGGCGGACGGCATCGCCCGCACCCGTCGGGCCCTGGCCGACGACGCCCTGCCCCCGCTGCGGACCGAGGGGCTGCGCTTCGGACCGCCCGTCGCGCGGCCCGGCGCGGTGGTCTGTGTCGGCCAGAACTACGCGGCCCACGCGGCGGAGTCCGGCAGCGAGCCGCCCACCCGCCCGGTGATCTTCTTCAAGCCGCCGAACACGGTGGTCGGCCCGAACGACGAGGTGGAGATCCCGCGCGGCTCCGCCAGGACGGACTGGGAGGTCGAACTCGCCGTCGTCATCGGCCGGACGGCGCGGTACCTGGACTCCCCCGGGCAAGCCCTGGAGCACGTGGCCGGCTACGCCGTCTCCAACGACGTCTCCGAGCGCGACTTCCAGCTGGAGCACTCCGGGGGCCAGTGGTCCAAGGGCAAGTCGTGCGCCACGTTCAACCCGCTCGGCCCCTTCCTGGTTCCGGCCGACGAGGTGCCCGACGTCCAGGCACTGCGGCTGCGGTCGTTCGTGAACGGCGAACCGCGGCAGGACTCGCGCACCGCCGACATGATCTTCTCCGTCGCGCAGCTCGTGTACGACCTGAGCCAGTACCTGGTCCTGGACCCGGGGGACGTCATCAACACCGGCACCCCGGAGGGCGTCGCCCTGTCCGGGCGCTTCCCCTACCTGCGGCCCGGGGACGTGATGGAGATCGAGATCGAGGGACTGGGGCGCCAGCGCCAGGCACTTGTCGCCGCGCAGACCTCTTCTCAGTCATCACTTGTATGA
- a CDS encoding IclR family transcriptional regulator, giving the protein MTTRDGSVWASAAPAPAVLRAGAILDALADARGRALSPAQLAAAAGGIPRASVVNICAALREQELVRAVDGGFALGPGLLRLAQSYLDAFDPVRSFREQVSRLGDREETLQLATMDGADVVYLAVHEGTVLMRLTSRAGARLPVTCTALGKAMLAGLDDSGVRELLAAREPFEARTPWSLTTLDALLAEVRDVRTAGHAVDDQEAAEGIVCVAAAVPGPAGGDRSFAVSSSLLKSQASPERVAELAALIKGVVRRMGGAA; this is encoded by the coding sequence ATGACTACTCGGGACGGATCGGTATGGGCCAGTGCCGCACCGGCGCCGGCGGTGCTGCGGGCGGGCGCGATCCTCGACGCGCTGGCGGACGCCCGCGGCCGGGCGCTGTCGCCCGCCCAGCTGGCCGCCGCCGCGGGCGGCATACCGCGCGCGTCCGTCGTCAACATCTGCGCGGCCCTGCGCGAACAGGAACTGGTCCGCGCCGTGGACGGCGGCTTCGCCCTCGGACCGGGCCTGCTCCGGCTCGCCCAGTCCTATCTCGACGCCTTCGATCCCGTGCGCAGCTTCCGGGAGCAGGTGAGCCGCCTGGGCGACCGCGAGGAGACCCTCCAACTGGCCACCATGGACGGCGCGGACGTCGTCTATCTGGCGGTGCACGAGGGCACCGTCCTGATGCGCCTCACCAGCCGGGCGGGGGCGAGGCTGCCGGTCACCTGCACGGCGCTGGGCAAGGCCATGCTGGCCGGCCTGGACGACAGCGGGGTGCGTGAACTGCTGGCCGCCCGGGAGCCGTTCGAGGCGCGCACCCCCTGGTCCCTCACGACGCTGGACGCGCTGCTCGCGGAGGTGCGCGACGTGCGCACGGCCGGGCACGCCGTCGACGACCAGGAGGCCGCCGAGGGGATCGTGTGCGTCGCGGCGGCCGTTCCCGGACCGGCCGGGGGCGACCGGTCCTTCGCCGTCAGTTCCTCGCTGCTCAAGTCCCAGGCCAGCCCCGAGCGGGTGGCGGAGCTCGCCGCGCTCATCAAGGGTGTCGTGCGGAGGATGGGCGGAGCGGCGTGA
- a CDS encoding GntR family transcriptional regulator: MTDPVLPEFPQLGAEERAALADLARRQQAGLRLRGRIVLACAEGLTNAEVAQRLMVSPATVAKWRERYLRRGLAGLHDAPRSGRPRSSNRQEAEARVAAVVEQARAGAPVPSTRSLSDTLGLSQSTVARIWREQEARLPERPDGRPGEPHGEADGQEGGEASRTGGGPVPGTPRMPRQLLSDHVYTLLRDWIVSGRLAPGQRLVESEIARGFGTSQAPPREAIKRLAYEGLVISQPHRGTYVARVSERQAQDIRDIRVMFEEYAARRVAGRLDAEHTRLLTEDVSRLRRAAAEDDIGAFRDADMSFHRHVCEAARNAALIRLWRMIESSLWDLHVLGDPRYAGSWGAMAEHHAELLDVLRSGDPDAAGPMFADHAAGEAARYLPDGSGPATGPGR, translated from the coding sequence ATGACCGATCCCGTCCTGCCGGAGTTTCCCCAGCTCGGTGCTGAGGAGCGGGCGGCCCTCGCGGATCTCGCCCGGCGGCAGCAGGCCGGCCTCCGGCTGCGCGGCCGGATCGTCCTGGCCTGTGCCGAGGGACTGACCAACGCGGAGGTCGCGCAGCGGCTCATGGTCAGTCCCGCCACGGTGGCCAAGTGGCGGGAGCGCTATCTCCGGCGGGGCCTCGCCGGTCTGCACGACGCACCTCGCTCGGGGCGCCCCCGCAGCAGCAACCGGCAGGAGGCGGAGGCCCGGGTCGCGGCCGTGGTCGAACAGGCCCGCGCCGGTGCCCCGGTGCCCTCGACCCGCTCGCTGTCCGACACGCTCGGACTGTCGCAGTCCACCGTCGCCCGGATCTGGCGGGAGCAGGAGGCCAGGCTGCCCGAACGGCCGGACGGACGCCCGGGCGAGCCGCACGGGGAGGCGGACGGGCAGGAGGGCGGGGAAGCGAGCCGAACCGGGGGCGGTCCGGTGCCGGGCACGCCGCGCATGCCGCGGCAGTTGCTCTCCGACCACGTGTACACGCTGCTGCGCGACTGGATCGTCAGCGGCCGGCTGGCACCGGGGCAGCGCCTGGTCGAGTCGGAGATCGCACGCGGTTTCGGCACCAGTCAGGCCCCGCCCCGCGAGGCGATCAAACGCCTCGCCTACGAGGGCCTGGTCATCTCCCAACCGCACCGCGGCACTTATGTCGCGCGGGTCTCAGAACGGCAGGCGCAGGACATCCGGGACATCCGGGTGATGTTCGAGGAGTACGCGGCCCGCCGGGTGGCCGGACGGCTGGACGCCGAGCACACGCGGCTGCTCACCGAGGACGTGAGCCGGCTGCGCCGGGCCGCCGCCGAGGACGACATCGGCGCCTTCCGCGACGCCGACATGTCATTTCACCGGCATGTGTGCGAAGCCGCCCGCAACGCGGCCCTGATCCGTCTGTGGCGCATGATCGAGTCCAGCCTGTGGGACCTGCACGTCCTGGGCGACCCGCGCTACGCGGGCAGCTGGGGCGCGATGGCCGAGCACCACGCCGAACTGCTGGACGTCCTGCGCTCCGGTGACCCGGATGCCGCCGGGCCGATGTTCGCCGACCACGCCGCGGGCGAGGCCGCCCGCTACCTGCCCGACGGGTCCGGGCCCGCCACCGGCCCCGGACGGTGA
- a CDS encoding right-handed parallel beta-helix repeat-containing protein: MPTTRVRPVRRRTRRLPLLLAAGALLVGGATLDTPDASAQSAGCRATELFVSPDGNDKAKGTKDKPFKTIEKARDHIRDKGLNRPGKMRCDIHVNLRAGDYPVSRTVELDDRDSGAGDHQVVYRSYDGPGKARVTGAEPVTGWEEYKDGIYRADVGTDNPFYTLFEDGTRATTARYPNRKSEEEWAPYLTSTLPEPEKEAVHQWLYSNPGDWDATWDLGNAQAVVWSGGSWSWFTDTVPIRDWNPAKNQMTLKYWTRYALNNSGGGSRYFLQNSLDFLDQAGEYYLDFKKGQLYYKPRGDIDDVTVLRPTVKTLFDLAGTAPDRRVQNVTLDGLALQYTDFVDWYRNGWISDGDSGEVHEYPEYDRQIEMPRNRFGAVSVTNSKDVTLSRLKISDTGYHAVYALAANDHLTVRDSLLENIGADGIKVEGPYPGEGNTSNGHLLTNNYITHYGELNPGDASGIELMNTGHNTVSHSHVRHSARYGISLEVRPEVALEDNYARGNTFEYLRIDEAGLDSGDMGAFYTYGVNNVEPYPMDNHVRQMVVGDVIPDESMPDSGTRGIHMDAGGCGFTFEDIEVGRTTDQSYQSYQCNDVKNANWEDGYDASKMEYDKIGVTASFPYPLPDGDTQ; this comes from the coding sequence GTGCCAACCACCCGGGTACGCCCCGTACGACGACGGACCAGAAGACTCCCCCTGCTGCTCGCGGCCGGCGCCCTGCTGGTCGGCGGCGCCACGTTGGACACGCCCGACGCGAGCGCCCAGTCGGCGGGCTGCAGGGCCACCGAGCTGTTCGTGTCCCCCGACGGGAACGACAAGGCCAAGGGTACGAAGGACAAGCCCTTCAAGACGATCGAGAAGGCCCGCGACCACATCCGCGACAAGGGTCTCAACCGGCCCGGCAAGATGCGCTGCGACATCCACGTCAACCTGAGGGCCGGCGACTACCCGGTGAGCCGGACCGTTGAACTCGACGACCGCGACTCGGGCGCCGGTGACCACCAGGTCGTCTACCGCTCCTACGACGGCCCCGGCAAGGCCCGCGTGACGGGCGCCGAGCCGGTGACCGGCTGGGAGGAGTACAAGGACGGCATCTACCGTGCCGACGTCGGCACGGACAACCCCTTCTACACCCTCTTCGAGGACGGCACCCGCGCCACCACCGCCCGCTACCCCAACCGCAAGTCCGAGGAGGAGTGGGCCCCGTACCTCACCTCCACCCTCCCGGAGCCGGAGAAGGAGGCCGTCCACCAGTGGCTGTACTCCAACCCCGGTGACTGGGACGCCACGTGGGACCTCGGCAACGCCCAGGCGGTGGTCTGGTCCGGCGGCAGCTGGAGCTGGTTCACCGACACGGTCCCGATCCGGGACTGGAACCCGGCCAAGAACCAGATGACGCTCAAGTACTGGACCCGGTACGCGCTCAACAACTCCGGCGGTGGCTCGCGCTACTTCCTCCAGAACTCCCTCGACTTCCTGGACCAGGCCGGCGAGTACTACCTGGACTTCAAGAAGGGGCAGCTCTACTACAAGCCCCGCGGCGACATCGACGACGTCACCGTGCTGCGGCCCACGGTCAAGACCCTGTTCGACCTGGCAGGCACCGCACCGGACCGACGGGTCCAGAACGTCACGCTGGACGGACTCGCCCTGCAGTACACCGACTTCGTCGACTGGTACCGCAACGGGTGGATCAGCGACGGCGACTCCGGCGAGGTGCACGAGTACCCGGAGTACGACCGGCAGATCGAGATGCCGCGCAACCGCTTCGGCGCCGTCTCCGTCACCAACAGCAAGGACGTCACCCTGTCCCGGCTGAAGATCTCGGACACCGGCTACCACGCCGTCTACGCACTCGCCGCCAACGACCACCTGACCGTCCGCGACAGCCTGCTGGAGAACATCGGCGCCGACGGAATCAAGGTGGAGGGCCCCTACCCGGGCGAGGGGAACACCTCCAACGGCCACCTGCTCACCAACAACTACATCACCCACTACGGTGAACTGAACCCCGGTGACGCCTCCGGCATCGAGCTGATGAACACCGGGCACAACACGGTCAGCCACAGTCACGTCAGGCACAGCGCCCGCTACGGCATCAGCCTCGAGGTCCGGCCGGAAGTGGCCCTCGAGGACAACTACGCCCGCGGCAACACCTTCGAGTACCTGCGCATCGACGAAGCCGGCCTGGACAGCGGCGACATGGGCGCCTTCTACACCTACGGCGTCAACAACGTCGAGCCGTACCCGATGGACAACCACGTGCGCCAGATGGTCGTCGGCGACGTGATTCCGGACGAGTCGATGCCCGACAGCGGCACCCGGGGCATCCACATGGACGCCGGCGGCTGCGGCTTCACCTTCGAGGACATCGAGGTGGGCAGGACCACCGACCAGTCCTACCAGAGCTACCAGTGCAACGACGTGAAGAACGCCAACTGGGAGGACGGGTACGACGCCTCCAAGATGGAGTACGACAAGATCGGCGTCACCGCCTCCTTCCCCTACCCGCTGCCCGACGGGGACACCCAGTGA